From a region of the Odoribacter splanchnicus DSM 20712 genome:
- a CDS encoding GH3 auxin-responsive promoter family protein → MAFINSILSIFTQKRLAQIDFFKANPIKVQRDTLQELLTLAANTEYGRKYHFNTILTAEQYRERLPIVHYEDIRDLVLRTMEGQNNLLWPEEIKWFAKSSGTTDAKSKFIPVSPSVLENCHFRGGKDVIAIFNRLYPEAQVFSGKTLALGGSSEVSKSNSHCQYGDLSAIMISNTPFWANMMKTPDSSIMLMSNWEEKIEKICETTIKEDVRCLAGVPSWFLTVIHKILEKTGKSNLHEVWPNLELFIHGGISFIPYREQYKRLLPDPKMKYLETYNASEGFFGLQDDPEDASMLLMLDYGVYYEFLPMSELGKTKPRTLLLEEVETGVNYALIITTNGGLWRYMIGDTIQFTSVKPYKFRITGRTKLFINAFGEELIIDNATEALKRACAETGADVYEFTAAPVFMEEGKKGAHEWLIEFNTPPADPEYFAGILDQELQKLNSDYEAKRLLSLERLRLHIARPGLFNDWLKEKGKLGGQHKVPRLWNDRTHLEELLLLDRK, encoded by the coding sequence ATGGCTTTCATCAATTCGATATTAAGTATTTTCACCCAGAAACGGTTGGCACAGATTGACTTTTTCAAAGCCAATCCGATAAAAGTACAACGGGATACGTTACAGGAATTATTAACTCTGGCAGCAAACACCGAATATGGTCGGAAATATCACTTCAACACTATTTTGACTGCCGAACAATACCGGGAACGTTTGCCGATCGTCCATTATGAAGACATCCGGGATCTGGTCCTGCGGACTATGGAAGGGCAGAATAATTTGCTTTGGCCCGAAGAGATCAAATGGTTCGCCAAGTCGTCGGGGACTACCGATGCCAAAAGTAAGTTCATCCCGGTAAGTCCTTCTGTACTTGAAAATTGTCATTTCAGAGGGGGAAAAGATGTCATCGCTATTTTTAACCGGCTCTATCCGGAAGCACAGGTATTTAGTGGAAAGACTCTGGCTTTGGGGGGGAGTAGCGAGGTTTCTAAAAGTAATAGCCATTGCCAGTACGGTGATTTGTCGGCCATTATGATTTCTAATACCCCTTTTTGGGCCAATATGATGAAAACCCCCGATTCATCTATCATGCTGATGAGCAATTGGGAGGAGAAAATCGAGAAGATATGTGAGACGACGATCAAAGAAGATGTCCGTTGCCTGGCAGGAGTTCCTTCCTGGTTTCTGACGGTCATTCATAAAATTTTAGAAAAAACAGGAAAAAGCAACCTGCATGAAGTGTGGCCTAACCTGGAGTTGTTTATTCATGGTGGGATTAGTTTTATTCCTTACCGGGAACAATACAAACGTCTTCTGCCCGATCCTAAGATGAAGTATCTGGAAACCTACAACGCTTCGGAAGGTTTCTTCGGTTTACAGGATGATCCGGAAGATGCTTCTATGTTGCTGATGTTGGACTATGGGGTTTACTATGAATTTCTCCCTATGAGTGAGCTCGGTAAAACCAAACCCCGGACTTTATTATTGGAAGAAGTGGAAACCGGGGTCAATTATGCGCTTATCATTACGACCAATGGAGGGTTATGGCGTTATATGATCGGAGATACCATTCAATTTACTTCGGTTAAACCGTATAAGTTCAGGATTACCGGTCGCACAAAATTGTTTATCAATGCTTTTGGAGAGGAACTGATCATCGATAATGCAACAGAGGCGCTCAAACGGGCATGTGCAGAGACCGGCGCAGATGTTTACGAATTTACTGCGGCTCCTGTCTTTATGGAAGAAGGGAAAAAAGGCGCTCATGAATGGTTGATCGAGTTCAATACACCTCCTGCCGATCCGGAGTATTTTGCCGGTATCCTGGATCAGGAACTTCAAAAATTAAATTCCGATTATGAAGCCAAACGGTTGTTATCTCTGGAGCGTTTACGCCTGCATATCGCCCGTCCCGGACTTTTCAACGACTGGCTTAAAGAGAAAGGCAAACTGGGAGGACAACACAAAGTGCCCCGGCTTTGGAATGACCGGACACATCTTGAAGAGTTATTGCTGCTGGACCGGAAATAA